A stretch of the Gemmatimonadaceae bacterium genome encodes the following:
- a CDS encoding ankyrin repeat domain-containing protein, which yields MSDVAVATLLAALQRGDTTAALGQLAAEPALGRHCIHTAAAVADAEAVRTFLATDRALARARLDGTGVEPLLFAVADELKSALAVPAAAHLETVRLLLDAGADPNAAAPLPDVSETIPALYFPCVRGNAAVARLLLEHGANPTDGESLYHAAQHDHRTCLALLREFGADLHRGPAEHGNTPLHFLASHTPDNPVTPAATRGMSWLLEAGADPTVPSFAGMTAHPQAGETPLHRAAAVGHGTDVLTRLVRHGARPDQRRDDGATAYQLAVRGGHVAAAAALASVGADTTVTAIDALLAACHRGDEQAARAELDAHPGLLLGLPTGDRDALGRAVGEGRLEAVRVMCAIGWPMDQEGEWGGTPLHWAAWQGRTDIVRMLLAHGAPVNLRDTRYGSSPIAWVAHGSRFCDRANDEDYPRIAELLLDAGATRAASFNHWSEPPESLARPSVAAVLRDRGFLTGESTG from the coding sequence ATGAGCGATGTGGCAGTCGCGACCCTTCTCGCCGCACTGCAACGCGGTGATACGACCGCTGCGCTGGGCCAACTCGCGGCCGAACCTGCGCTGGGCCGTCACTGCATCCACACCGCCGCGGCAGTGGCTGACGCGGAGGCCGTCCGCACATTCCTCGCCACCGATCGCGCCCTCGCGCGGGCGCGGCTGGACGGCACCGGTGTCGAGCCGCTGCTCTTCGCAGTGGCGGATGAACTGAAGTCGGCGCTGGCAGTGCCCGCGGCGGCGCACCTCGAGACGGTCCGCCTGCTCCTCGACGCCGGTGCCGACCCCAACGCCGCGGCCCCGCTGCCGGACGTGTCGGAGACCATCCCGGCGCTGTACTTCCCCTGTGTGCGCGGCAACGCCGCCGTCGCCCGGCTGCTGCTGGAACACGGCGCCAACCCGACCGACGGCGAGAGTCTCTACCACGCCGCGCAGCACGACCATCGCACCTGCCTCGCGCTGCTGCGCGAGTTCGGGGCCGACCTGCACCGAGGTCCCGCGGAACACGGCAACACGCCGCTCCACTTCCTCGCGTCACACACGCCGGACAACCCGGTCACGCCGGCGGCGACGCGTGGCATGTCGTGGCTGCTCGAAGCGGGCGCCGATCCCACTGTGCCGAGCTTCGCCGGCATGACGGCGCATCCGCAGGCGGGGGAGACGCCGCTGCATCGCGCAGCGGCGGTCGGGCATGGCACCGACGTGCTCACGCGCCTGGTCAGGCACGGAGCCCGGCCCGACCAGCGCCGCGACGACGGCGCCACCGCCTACCAGCTCGCCGTGCGCGGGGGGCATGTCGCCGCGGCAGCCGCGCTCGCGTCGGTCGGCGCCGACACCACTGTCACCGCCATCGACGCGCTGCTCGCGGCCTGTCACCGGGGCGACGAACAGGCGGCGCGCGCCGAGCTCGATGCACATCCCGGTCTGCTGCTGGGCCTGCCGACCGGCGACCGCGACGCCCTCGGTCGCGCCGTCGGCGAGGGACGGCTCGAGGCCGTGCGCGTGATGTGCGCCATCGGGTGGCCGATGGACCAGGAGGGTGAATGGGGCGGGACACCGCTGCACTGGGCCGCATGGCAGGGCCGGACCGACATCGTGCGCATGCTGCTGGCGCATGGTGCGCCGGTGAACCTCCGCGACACGCGCTACGGGAGTTCACCCATCGCGTGGGTCGCGCACGGGTCGCGGTTCTGCGACCGCGCCAACGACGAGGACTATCCGCGGATTGCCGAATTGCTGCTCGACGCGGGCGCCACGCGGGCCGCGTCGTTCAACCACTGGAGCGAGCCGCCGGAGAGCCTGGCACGGCCGAGCGTGGCGGCGGTGCTGCGTGACCGCGGGTTCCTCACCGGCGAATCGACGGGCTGA